The genomic DNA GGTGCGTCGTCACCTTTGCGTCGCTGGATGATGCGCAGAGCCGCCAGCTGCTCACCAAAGTTGCCCTTATCAGGCGCCAGCACCGGCAGCTTTGCCCAATCCTCTATGGAATGAACGGAGGCCATACCCCGGGGCATCTCATACGGGATGTCGTGCATTACCTTGAGCAGGTCGGGGTCGTATTTAGCGTAGAACTCCAGTTCCGCGTTCGCCAGCGTCTCACCAGCCGGCGGATTCAGCCGGAAGTGATACCACAGGCTGTACGGCACACGGTCTACCGATTCGCCCCGTATCGCTGCCTGAATGCGTTCGAACTTGGTCATCTGTTCGCCCTCCTTGTATAACCTCTCCCCCATCCTCTCTCCTACCTGAGAGGGTAGGGTTAACGCATCGTCACCGTTTTTACCGTTTCACCCATCTGCACCAGCCATGCCGCGCTGGCGTCGCCGTTCACCTGCCGAATCAGGTTCTCTACTGATGCTTTCATGGCGTCCGTGAACGTGCTCGGGTATAAGCCAATCCAGAAGATAAGCACCACAATCGGCACGAGTATCGCGATTTCGCGCAGGTTCAGGTCGGGCAGGCTGGCATTTTTCTCCGAAGGCTCACCATAAAACACCCGCTGAAACATCCATAACAGATACACCGCCGCCAGAATCACGCCCGATGCGGCGATAACGGTCAGCGGAATATCTGCCGCGAAACCGCCAAGCAGGGTCAAGAACTCGCCAACGAAGCCGTTGGTAGAAGGCAACCCCACCGACGACAGCATCACCAGCAGGAAGAACGCTGCATAGACGGGCATCACTCGCTTCAGTCCACCGAACTCGGCGATCAGGCGCGTGTGTCTGCGCTCATAAATCATGCCTACCAGCAGGAACAGCGCGCCCGTGCTAATACCGTGATTCACCTGCTGCAGGATACTGCCCGTTAACCCCTGTGCGTTCAGGGCAAACAACCCCAGCATCACAAAGCCCAGGTGGCTCACGCTGGAATAGGCGACCAGCTTCTTCACATCAGGTTGCACTGCCGCCACAATCGCTCCATAGACGATACCGAGGACCGCCAGGGTCAGCATCAGGGGCGCGGCAATCTGCGAAGCATCAGGAAACAACGGCAAGCAGAAACGCAGGAAGCCGTACGTGCCCATCTTCAGCAGCACGCCAGCCAGAATGACCGAACCCGCCGTAGGCGCCTCTACGTGTGCGTCGGGCAACCAAGTATGGAAAGGAAACATGGGCACTTTAATCGCAAAAGCCAGCGCGAACGCCGCGAATAGCCACAACTGCGTGTTCAAGCCCAGCGGACTGGTTGCCAGCGCATTCTGGATTTTCAGCAGGTCAAAGGTGGCGACGCCCGTCATGTCGCGGTGCAGATAGTACAACGCGACAATCGCCACCAGCATCAGGACGCTGCCGAAAAAGGTAAACAGGAAGAACTTAATTGCCGCGTAGATGCGCCGCTCGCCACCCCACATGCCAATCAAGAAGTACATCGGCACCAGCATCGCTTCCCAGAACACATAAAACAGCACCAGGTCCAGAGCGCAAAACACACCCAGCATCCCCGTCTCCAGCAGCAGCATAAAGAACATGTACTCTTTTACACGTTCCTCTACTACCCACGAGAACGCCACCGCCAGCACCGATAGGAAAGTGGTCAACAGCACTAACCACAGGCTGATGCCGTCGATGCCCAGGTGATAGTGAATGCCGAACTGAGGCATCCACAGCGCGAACTCGCGGAACTGCATCCCCGCGCTTTTCGGATTGAACCCCAGTACCAGCTTCAGCGATAGCACAAAGACCAGCACGGTCACTGCCAGTGTGAACCAGCGGATGGTCTCTTTGCTCTCGCGCGGCACCAGTAGTAAAACCAGCGCGCCCGCCAGAGGCAGGAATATGATAAGCGTCAGCAACCCGGGTGTCGTCTCCATCGTTTACCTCGCCAAACCTGCACTTGCTCCTCGCACCAGAAGCCAGATTAGCAGCACAATTGCGCCTGCCAGAATGGTAAAGGCGTAGTTGCGTACGTAGCCCGTCTGCATACGCCGCAGGCTGTTACCCACCCAACCGGTGAAGCCCGCAATGCCGTTCACCAAGCCATCGATGATGCGCACGTCTATGAACTGCCACATCCAGTTGGCTATCTTGCCGCCCAACCACAGCCCGATACCCTTGACCATCAGCCAGTCATAGTAGTACTGGTTGTATAGCACTTTGCGCACTCCAGCCAGCTCACGTTCGTTTTCCGGCAAGCCTGCACGATAGCGTGCCCAGCCAAACCAGATGCCCAGCACCGCAGCCGCTACCGACGCAACCACCAATATCCACTCGATGTCCACAGGCAAATGCCCGACAGCTTCCCCACCAAGCACTTTTAACCCGGCAGATGGCTCCAGGAACGCCTCGAAACGGTTTGGAATGTGCAACGGCGCAAACCCGCCGATGAATCCGCCAACCACCGATAGCACCGCCAGTATCATCAGCGGAACGGTCATGCTCGGCGGCGACTCCTGCGGTTCGCCATGATGCCCATGAGACTCGTCCTTGCCGTGATGGGCGTGCGCGGTTGCCCAGCGCGGTTCGCCCCAGAAGGTTAAGCCCATCAAGCGCGTCATGTAGAAAGCGGTCAGTAACGCGGTCAGCAATCCCACCGCCCAAAGAATCTGCCCCACGCTGACAGGCAAGGCATGTGTGCCAAAGGCAGATGCCAGAATCTCGTCTTTGGAGAAGAAGCCAGCCAGTGGTGGGATACCCGAAATCGCCAACCACCCCACCAGCATCGTCCAGTAGGTGATAGGCAGATACTTCGCCAAGCCCCCCATGCGCCGCATGTCCTGCTCGTGGTGCAGCGCCAGTATTACCGAACCTGAACCAAGGAACAGCAGCGCCTTGAAGAAAGCGTGCGTGGTCACATGGAACATGCCTGAGGCAAACGCGCCCACTCCGCAGCCTAAAAACATGTAACCCAGCTGGCTCACGGTAGAGTACGCCAGCACACGCTTGATGTCCACCTGCGCCAGAGCAATAGTGGCTGCAAAGATGGCAGTGAAAACACCGATAATCGCCACCACCAGCATCGCTGCCGGAGCCAGCTCGAAGAACACATGGCATCGCGTTACCATCACCACGCCAGCGGTGACCATCGTCGCAGCGTGAATCAGCGCGGAAACAGGAGTCGGTCCCGCCATCGCATCGGGCAACCACATATACAGCGGAAACTGCGCTGACTTCCCTGTTGCCCCTACGAACAGCAGCAGGGCTATCGCCGTGATAACGGTGGGCGAGAGCATATTCGCCGCTTTCAGGTCGATAGCCCTCTGGAACATATTGCCGTCGCCGGCGAAGCTCAGCGTGCCGAACGTCCAGAAAGCCAGTATCACCGCCAGCGTGAAGCCCCAATCACCGATGCGGTTGACGATGAACGCCTTATTCGCCGAATCGGTATTCACCTTGTCCTTGTACCAAAAGCCGATGAGCAGATAGGAGCACAGCCCGACACCTTCCCAACCCACAAACATCATCAACAGATTATTGCTGAGCACCAGCGTGAGCATGAACACGATGAACAGGTTCATGTAGGTAAAGAAGCGCGAGTAGTCTTCATCGTCCGCCATATAGCCTGTAGAATACAGGTGAATTAGCCCACCAACACCGGTTACTATCAGCGCCATCAGCAGAGATAACGGATCTACCAGCGCTTCAAACGAGACACGAAAGCTGCCAGCCTCTATCCATCGCCACAACGTGCTGAGCACCTGCTGTTCTTCGGCGTGAAGTTTCAGCAGCTCCAGCAACAGGTATACCGAAAGGGCGAACGCCCCCAGCACCACCGCCGTGCCGACGGTACCGACCACCTTCTTGCCCACACGCTTCCCCAAGAAGGCGTGGAACAGGAAGCCCGCCAACGGCAAGGCGATAACTATCCATACCAAGTCAAAGACATTGTTTGCCAATCTTTCTTTCCCTCCGTTGCTTCCTTGTCATGCTTCGCTTGCTTTCAGCATAACAAGAAATCCCGCTAAAATTTCAGCAGGTTCATCTCGTCCACGTTGATAGTATCGCGCAATCGGTAGATAGCGACAATAATGCCTAATCCAATGGCCACCTCCGCCGCAGCCACCGCCATCACCAGAATAGCGTATACCTGCCCGGCAGCCTGCGCTCCCAGCTGCGCCTGTTGCCGCGCGAAGGCAAGGAACGCCAGATTTGCCGCGTTTAGCATCAGCTCGATGCACATGAATATCACGATGGGATTACGCTTGATGATCACGCCCGTTACGCCCATCGCGAACATGAACGCACTGAGAATAAGATACCAGCTTATCGGCACAGCATCCATCCCTACAGCCTCCGAGTTACCCTGAAAATAAAACCCAGAGCCACTGCTACCACAAAGATAACCAGCAGTTCCTTCCAGCCGATTACCATGGCTACAGTCTCCGTTTCGCCATCACAATCGCGCCGACGATGGCAATCAGCAACAGTATCGACGTCAACTCGAACGGATACACCCAGTCGGTGAACAGGAATTTGCCCACCATCTGCACCGTGCCGAGGTCGTCTGCAGCGGGTTGCGCCTTTCCCAAACGGACAAACACGCCTCCCGCCAGCACGATCACGAACAGCAACGCCAACCCCCACGTGACAGGACGCTTGATCTCACCGCGCTCCGACAACTCTGATGGTGAACCGAGATTCAGCAGCATGATGGTAAACAGGAACAGCACCATAATCGCGCCTGCATACACGATAATCTGCACTGCCGCCACGAACTGCGCGTACAGAAACAGATACAGCACCGCCAGCGCGAAGAAGTTCGCCACCAGGTTTAACGCACTGCGCACCGGATTGCGCACCGCCACCACCCCGATGGATGTAACCACTATCACCAGCGCCATGATGGCAAACAGTATCTGTCCGAACATTTTCCCCCCTTACTTTTGCCACCAGAGAATAATCGCTACCAGAAACAGGTTCACCAGAGCAGCCGGTAACAGCCTGAGCCAGCCCAGCTTCATCAACATATCGTAGCGCAGGCGAGGCAGCGTCGCCCGCACCCAGATGAAGAAGTAGATGAATACCCCCAGCTTGATGAGGAACCACAGCGGACCGGGTATCCACGTGAATGGCGCGAACGGCAGCGGCGACAACCACCCTCCGAAGAACAGCGTGACCATCACCGCCGAGATGGTAACCATGCTGGCATACTCGCCCATGAAGAACATAGCGAACTTCATACTGCTGTACTCAGTGTGGTAACCTGCAATAAGCTCCGTCTCCGCCTCGGGCAGGTCAAAGGGCGCACGGTTGGTCTCCGCCAGCATGGCTACTAAGAAGATGCTCGTTGCTATCAACCCCAGCGGGAAGAAGCGGAATACATGCCAGTTTAGCAGCCCTAAACCGCCCTGCTGATTGAGCACCATATCGCGCATAGATAGCGAACCCGTCAGTAATACTACCGAAATGATAGATAAACCCATCGCCAGCTCGTATGAGATGGTCTGTGCTGAGGCACGCAATCCGCCCAGCAGCGAGTACTTGTTGTTGGACGACCAGCCCGCCAGCACGATGCCGTACACCGTCAGCGAGGTCATCGCTAGCAGAAACAGAATGCCGATGTTCACATCTGCAATGGGTGTCAGCCGGTCATCCGGTCCCCACGGTATCACCGCAGGCGCACATAGCACAGGTATCAGAAATCCCGCCGGTGCGAGGAAGTAGATGAACCGGTCCACCCGCTCCGGCAGAACATCTTCTTTGAAGAAAAGCTTGATGCCGTCCGCGATGGGCTGTAACAACCCAGCAGGACCCACCCGGTTGGGACCCTTGCGTATCTGCATGAGCGCAAGCACACGCCGCTCGACCCACGTCAGCACTGGCACCGCTGTCAGAACAAAGCCGACCACGATAATTATCCTGAGTGGTATCACTATCCACGCATTGCTGAGTAGCTCTTCCACGCCCTCCAGTACCTCACTCTGTATTCAAAGTTTGTCGCACCAAACGCAGCTGCAGCAATGGTGATACACCTGCCCACCGTAGCCAACGCAACCTGAAGGTTACGGCTACAGTGATGATTAACCTGCAGGCACCTCCATCGGAACAGGCACCAATCGTGGCAATGGCACGGCAGAGGCTTGCACACGAATCCCCTCCGCAGGCATACTGTCGTAACGGCACGCCGCATACGCCGGAAACACCTGACCGATTTCCTCCATCACCTGCTCTGCAGAGAAGAAGGGTATCGGCTTGCCCAGATATACCGCCAGCTCGGTAAAGATGTCCAGGTCGGGCTTCACATCCGGCGAAGGTGAGTTGAACGCCTTCCAGAACCGTTGCACGCGCCGTTCAGTGTTAGTGAAAGTCCCCTCCTTCTCCGCCACGCTTGCCGCAGGCAGCACCACATCCGCATACTGCGCGCTCTCGGTCAGGAACAGGTCTTGCACGATAACAAACCCTGCGTTCTCGAGAGCACGCTGTGCCAGTTCGGCATCATGGTACTTCTGTGCCGGGTCTTCGCCCACGATATACAGCACCTGCATCTGTCCCCGCGCAGCGGCTTCCAGCATCGCCTGCGTGTTCATGCCGGGTTCGGCTGGCAATACCTCCTTCCAGAGACCTTCTATCCGTTGGCGAGCCACATCATCGTTTACCGGAGCATACCCGGGCAACACGTCGGGTAGTACGCCCATATCTGCCGCACCGTGCGAGTTCACTTCGGGCAGCAGAATGTTCAACCCGCCGTTGTCACGCTCAGCATTGCCCGTCAGAATGGTCAGGTTCGCCAGCGCATGAACGAGCCTGGCGCAGTCGGGGTGATTACGCACTTTCGTCCCGCACAGGATTATCGTGCCCTCGCCCAGCAGTTCTGCCGCCTCGCGCAGGTATTCGAAGGAGACACCGGTTATCTCCTTCACTTTCTCCGGCGTGTACTCACGCAGCGTTTCTCGTAGCGCATGCACTTCATCCCGGACAATTCCATCGGGCATCGCCTTACCCGAACTCAGTATCAGGTGAAGCAACCCGTTGACAAGCGCGATCTCGGTTCCCTCACGATAGCGCAGCACCATCGGCTCGTCGAAGCGCAGTTCGGTTTCGGTGACCTCAGGATATGCGATAATGGCTCTTGCTCCGTGGCGAAACCATGCTTTGCGTGCGCGCAGGAACACGATGGGTTGTTCGTCCACCAGCTCCGAGCCGAAGATAAATATCGTCTTCGCCTTCTCGATGTCGACGATGGCGTTTTGGGTGAATGGCACTCCAAACCGGCTGAATAGCCCATCTGTCGCCTCTGACTGGTTGCGCTCCAGGCGATGGTCGATGTTGTTTGTGCCTACTGCTGTGCGCATCAGTTTCTGCAGCACGTACGCCTCCTCATTGGAGAGGTGCGCCCCGCCGATAGCACCAACCGACCCGGCGCCGTGCTCCCGCACTGCCTGCCGGATGCGTGAGGCGATAAGCTGGTACGCTTCCACCCAGCTTGCGGTCACGAACCTGCCGTCCTTGCGTATTAGCGGGCTGAGCAGCCGCCGGTCGCTGTTGATATACTCATGCCCGAACTTGCCCTTGTCGCAAGTCCACTCCTCGTTCACAGCCTCGTTTTCGCGCCCCAACACACGCACCAGACGGTTTGGGCGGTAATCCAGCCAGATATTACAGCCGTTGGAACAGCGCGTGCAGACGCTCTTTTGCGATTTCATGTCCCACGGACGAGCGCGGAAGCGGTACACGCGGCTGGTTAACGCGCCCACCGGACACAGTTCGATAGTGTTCCCCGAAAAGCGTGAAGTAAACTCGGTATCATAAAAAGTGCTGACCATCATGTCCGCGCCGCGCTTCAGGAAGTCCAGCTGGGCATCACCGGAAATCTCTTGGGAGAACCGCGTGCAACGGGCGCAATGGATGCACCGCTCACGGTCTAACACCACGTAGTCGCTAATCGGGAAGGCTTTGGGCAGATGGCGTTTCTCCTCTACGAAGCGCGATACACCTGGTCCGTAGAACAGCGTGTTGTTCTGCAGAGGGCACTCACCGCCGCGGTCGCATATCGGGCAGTCCAACGGGTGGTTAATTAGCAAAAACTCCAGAATGCCCCTCCGTGCCTTTTGAATGGCTACTGTATCGGTGAAGACCACCAGTCCCTGGCTGGCAGGCAGGGTACATGATGTTTGCGGCTTGGGCATCATGCGCACCGAGCCGTCGGGCTGTTTGGTACCCGCTTCCACCAGACACATGCGACAGTTCGCCGCCTGTCCCTTGCCCAAGCGAGGGTGATAGCAGAAGAAGGGGATGTCCACGCCGATGCGCTTGGCAGACTCGATAATCATCTCCCCCTTGGGCACTTGCAGTTCGATGCCGTTTATCTCAATGGTTACCAGTTCCTGTTCCGCCATCTGTTGCTGATCTGCCTCCCGATGAACGTTCCTCAGGTTTGAATAGATTGCTGCGCTTCCACCATCGAGCGTCCATGCTGGATGTAATACTCGTACTCGTGCCGATAGTGCTTGATGCTGGCGCGGATGGGCCATGCCGCCGCATCACCCAGCGCACAGTACGAGCGTCCGTCTATCTGATCGCAGATGTCCAGCAGCAAGTCGATATCTTCCATACGTCCACCGCCCGCCAGGATGCGGTCAAAAATCTTCACCATCCACCGCGTGCCTTCCCGGCAGGGCGTGCACTTGCCACAGGACTCGTGCGCGTAGAAAGCAGCTGTGCGCCGCATGAACTTCACGATGCACACCGTATCGTTCAGCACCATGAAGCCCCCGGACCCCAGCATCGTGCCCGCTGCCTGGAGCGATTCATAGTCCAGATTCACGTCGCACTTCTCGGCGGGCAGGATAGGCACGGACGAGCCACCAGGTATCACCGCCTTCAGTTTGCCCTTCACACCGCCTGCCAGCTCCAGCAGTTCCATCAACGGCGTGCCCATCTCCACCTCGTAGTTGCCCGGCTTGTTCACGTGCCCGCTCACGGAGAAGATTTTGGTACCCGTGCTTTTCTCGGTGCCCATGGAGGCGTACCATGCGCCGCCGTTGCGGATAATGGCAGGCACACACGAAAGCGTTTCCACATTGTTAATCAGCGTCGGGCAGTCCCACAATCCGGCGATGGTAGGCAGGGGCGCGTGTGGAAATTTCAGACGAGGCTGCCCACGCTCGCCCATAATGGAGCTCATCATTGCCGATTCCTCACCGCACTCGTAAGAGCCCGCGCCCATGTGGATGTAGAGGTCAAAATCCACCCCGCTACCGAGTATATTTTTGCCCAGATAACCGGCGCGATATGCCTCGTCGATGGCTCGGCGCATCACCCGGGCGGGTTCGGTGTACTCTCCGCGAATGTAGATGTAGCCCACCTTAGACAGGGTGGCGTAGCCCGCGATGATGATGCCCTCGATGAGCTGGTGAGGATGGCGCATCATCAGCTCGCGGTCCTTAAAGGTACCCGGCTCGCCCTCATCCGCGTTGCACTGCACGTAGTGCGGCTTGCTTTCATCTTTCGGGATACCATTCCACTTAATCCACGCGGGGAATCCTGCACCGCCGCGCCCGCGCAATCCCGACGCTTTCACTTCGTCAATCACCTGTTGGCGAGTCATGCCCAGCGCCTTGCGCAGTGCGCTGTAGCCACCATGCCGTTCGTACACCTCCAGCGTCTGGATACCCGGCACATCGATATCCTGAAACAGCACTTTCAACTCAGCCATCCCGTCTGTCCTGCCTTGCCTCGTTCGTTGCCTGCGCGTTTGCCAGAGCGCGCTCGATGTCCTGCCGTTCGCTCTCCGATAGATGGCACTTCACCACGGTATCGGCGAGCTGCACCACGGTATGCTTATCACCCTGCTTCAGCTCCTCCAGCAGAGCATCTATCTTCTCCGGGGTGAGGTTGCCGAAGTAGCGGTCACCCACCTGCATTACCGGCGCGTTTCCGCAGTCGTTCAGGCACTCCACCTCCGTCAGGGTGAATTGCCCATCGGGCGTGGTTTCGCCTACCCGGATGCCTAGCTTTTGCTCCAGATAGCGTAGTATCTCATAGCCACCACATATCGAGCAGGTAAGATTGGTGCATACCTCCAGCATCACCCGCCCTACCGGTCGTTTATTGTACATCGTGTAGAAAGTGGCAACACCTTCCACCACAGCATAAGATGTTCCCAACCGATACGCCACTTCCATCAACGCCTCCGGAGGCAGGTAGCCGCCGTATTCACGTTGCGCTATCCATAGTGCGGGTAACATCGCCGCGCGTTTGTTCGGATAATGACGTTTGATGCGCTCCAGCTCCTGCACCGCCTGTTCGGAGAAGCGCAGCTCGGGCGGTTGCTTCTCGTCGATACGCCGCACGCGGGGATATTCGCTCAACCGTATCGCCTCACTCATCGGTCAATCTCCCCCAGCACGATATCGATGCTTCCGATAATGGCCACGATGTCCGCCACCATGTGCCCTTTGCTCATTAGGGGCAGCGCCTGCAGGTTCATGAAGCAGGGTGGTCGTGTTTTCACCCGCCATGGGCGGTTGCTGCCGTCGCTCACCACATAATAGCCGATTTCCCCTTTGGGTCCTTCTATCGGCACGTACGCCTCACCCTCAGGGGGACGGAACCCCTCTGTCCACAGCTTGAAGTGGTGTATCAACGACTCCATGCTGTTATCCAGCTCCTCACGCGGCGGCGGAACCACCTTCCGGTCCTCGCTGCTCACTGGTCCCTCAGGAATACGTTCAATGCACTGCTTGACAATGCGCGCTGCCTGTCGCATCTCCTCCACACGCACAAGGAATCGGTCATACACATCGCCTACTGTGCCCGTTGGGATGTCGAACTCCACCTGGTCGTAGTAGAGATAAGGATTGGCTTTGCGCAGGTCGAAGGCGTAACCGCTTCCACGCAGGATGGGTCCGTTAATGCCCAGCGCGATGCATTCATCCGCCGTGATGATGCCGATGTTACGGGTGCGCTCTATCCATATCGGGTTCTCGGTCAACAGCCCCTCGTAGTCGTCCACCCTGGCGGGAAACTCTTCCACAAACTTCGCGATTTTCTCCAGTAACCCCTCGGGCATATCTGCACGCCAGCCGCCAACTTGTATCCACGAGGGGAACATGCGCACACCGGAAAGATGTTCGAACATATCCAGAATACGCTCGCGCTCGCGGAAGCAGTAGAAGAAGGGGGTCATCGCGCCAATGTCCAGGGCGTGTGTGCCCAGCCACACCAGATGGCTGGCGATGCGTTGCAGTTCGCTGAAAATCATGCGCATCCACACACCGCGTGGAGGCACCTCAATATCCAGCAGTTTTTCCACCGACAGCACGAACGCCAGCGAGTTGTTCATCGCGGAGAGGTAGTCCATCCGCTCCACTAGCGGGATACACTTCTGGTACTGTTCGTACTCGCAGGTCTTCTCTATGCCCGTGTGCAGGTAGCCGATATGCGGAACCACGTCCACAATGGTCTCGCCATCCAGCTCCACCACCAGACGCAACACTCCGTGCGTGCTGGGGTGTTGTGGTCCCATATTGATAACCATCGAGCCTTCGGCAGCTCCGGGCAATATCTCCATCTGTTCCGGTGTGATGCTCATGCTCCCCTCCGCGTTCTACTCCCGACTGGAAAGCCCCGTCTTTCCGAAGAAGGACTCGCCCGGGTGCGGCGTTTGCACTTCCGCAATGGACGGACCCAGCGTGCCCTGGTCAAAGACTACCTCTTCACCGCCCAGCGGAAAGTCCTTGCGTAGCGGATGCCCTACCCAATCATCCGGCATCAGGATGCGGCGCAAATCGGGATGCCCCTCGAACACGATGCCGAACATATCGTACACCTCGCGTTCGGGGAAATTGGCGCCGGGATAGACGCCGGTGAGGGAAGGAACGGTCTCCCCTTCATCTACGCACACCTTCAGAAACAGGCGGGTAAACGTGCGGAACGAGTAGAGGTTGTACACTATCTCAAAGCGCGGTTGGCGGCGCCCCAGCTGGTCTATCCCCACAATGTCCGAAAGGAAACGATAGCTCAATTCCGGTTCGTCGCGCAGGAAACGGCAAACATCAGGCAAATACTGTTTGTTCAGGATAACCCATGTATCTCCCCGGAAGGTAATGACCTCGCGCACCGCGTCGGGAAATCGCTCACGGATACGCGCCACCTCCGGGCGTTCCGGCATCTCTTGTGCGGTAGTCTCGCTCATGCTCCTCTCCTCAGCGCGGCAAAACCGCCTCCTCTCGCGAATCTGGACCCAGTTTTTCAGCAACCGCCTTCAAGATCACACGCCGAGGCTGCACTCGCTCGGACTCCTCCCACTCCAGCGCGCGCGTGCCCAGCATGTAAAAATAGCCTGCAAACAGAATAGCAATGAACACGCCCATCTCTACCAGGTTGAACGCCTGCACCGCTTTCGGAGCATCCTTAAAGGTGACTGCCCACGGATATAGGAAGATGGTCTCCACATCGAAAATGATAAACAACATCGCCACCAGAAAGAACTTCACGGGGAATCGTTCCCGCGCGGAGCCAACAGGGGTCACCCCGCACTCATAAGGAGCCACCTTGCGGTAGTCCGGCCGCTTGGGCCCCAACAAGAAAGAGAGAACTATCATGCCGACAGCCAGCACCGCCGCCAGCACCGCTAACACCAGCACAGGAATGTAACTGTCCAGCATCCCCTTCTTTTCCTTTATCGTGAACGAATTCACAAGGCTCAGTAAATCGTCTATATTTTACCCCAATAAACAGTGTTTTGGGTAGAGATAACGAGGATTTTGAGGATTAATTCGCGGCGCAGGCAAGCGAATCCTCCTCGCTTGCTCTCTCCAGCCAAGTCGGCTTGGCAGGCTGGTGCTCCCGAATTCGTAACCGGAGAACATATCCTGCAACTTTCTGCCCTGCTGATATGTCATAATACAGGAGATCTACTCTTCGGGGCAGCAGAGGAGAACTCAGAATGCGCATTGTGATTACGATATTGCTCGTGTCCCTTGCTATCCTGCCAGCGTTAGCACAGACGCCACAGCGTGCGGAAGACGTAGTGATAGATGCACTCACGCGCTCTGACGTGTATGTTGCACCGGAGCTGTCCGGTGTAGTAGACGAAGCGCGCCTGCAACAGGTTGCGCAAGGGCTGCGTCCCTTCACCGTGAAATTTGTCGTCGTGCCCCTGCGCGACAGGCAGACCAGGGGCAGGTGGGCGTCCGCATTGCGCAGGTACCTGAACAT from Armatimonadota bacterium includes the following:
- the nuoD2 gene encoding NADH-quinone oxidoreductase subunit D 2, which produces MSITPEQMEILPGAAEGSMVINMGPQHPSTHGVLRLVVELDGETIVDVVPHIGYLHTGIEKTCEYEQYQKCIPLVERMDYLSAMNNSLAFVLSVEKLLDIEVPPRGVWMRMIFSELQRIASHLVWLGTHALDIGAMTPFFYCFRERERILDMFEHLSGVRMFPSWIQVGGWRADMPEGLLEKIAKFVEEFPARVDDYEGLLTENPIWIERTRNIGIITADECIALGINGPILRGSGYAFDLRKANPYLYYDQVEFDIPTGTVGDVYDRFLVRVEEMRQAARIVKQCIERIPEGPVSSEDRKVVPPPREELDNSMESLIHHFKLWTEGFRPPEGEAYVPIEGPKGEIGYYVVSDGSNRPWRVKTRPPCFMNLQALPLMSKGHMVADIVAIIGSIDIVLGEIDR
- the nuoA1 gene encoding NADH-quinone oxidoreductase subunit A 1; protein product: MLDSYIPVLVLAVLAAVLAVGMIVLSFLLGPKRPDYRKVAPYECGVTPVGSARERFPVKFFLVAMLFIIFDVETIFLYPWAVTFKDAPKAVQAFNLVEMGVFIAILFAGYFYMLGTRALEWEESERVQPRRVILKAVAEKLGPDSREEAVLPR
- a CDS encoding NADH-quinone oxidoreductase subunit F, whose translation is MAELKVLFQDIDVPGIQTLEVYERHGGYSALRKALGMTRQQVIDEVKASGLRGRGGAGFPAWIKWNGIPKDESKPHYVQCNADEGEPGTFKDRELMMRHPHQLIEGIIIAGYATLSKVGYIYIRGEYTEPARVMRRAIDEAYRAGYLGKNILGSGVDFDLYIHMGAGSYECGEESAMMSSIMGERGQPRLKFPHAPLPTIAGLWDCPTLINNVETLSCVPAIIRNGGAWYASMGTEKSTGTKIFSVSGHVNKPGNYEVEMGTPLMELLELAGGVKGKLKAVIPGGSSVPILPAEKCDVNLDYESLQAAGTMLGSGGFMVLNDTVCIVKFMRRTAAFYAHESCGKCTPCREGTRWMVKIFDRILAGGGRMEDIDLLLDICDQIDGRSYCALGDAAAWPIRASIKHYRHEYEYYIQHGRSMVEAQQSIQT
- a CDS encoding NADH-quinone oxidoreductase — protein: MAEQELVTIEINGIELQVPKGEMIIESAKRIGVDIPFFCYHPRLGKGQAANCRMCLVEAGTKQPDGSVRMMPKPQTSCTLPASQGLVVFTDTVAIQKARRGILEFLLINHPLDCPICDRGGECPLQNNTLFYGPGVSRFVEEKRHLPKAFPISDYVVLDRERCIHCARCTRFSQEISGDAQLDFLKRGADMMVSTFYDTEFTSRFSGNTIELCPVGALTSRVYRFRARPWDMKSQKSVCTRCSNGCNIWLDYRPNRLVRVLGRENEAVNEEWTCDKGKFGHEYINSDRRLLSPLIRKDGRFVTASWVEAYQLIASRIRQAVREHGAGSVGAIGGAHLSNEEAYVLQKLMRTAVGTNNIDHRLERNQSEATDGLFSRFGVPFTQNAIVDIEKAKTIFIFGSELVDEQPIVFLRARKAWFRHGARAIIAYPEVTETELRFDEPMVLRYREGTEIALVNGLLHLILSSGKAMPDGIVRDEVHALRETLREYTPEKVKEITGVSFEYLREAAELLGEGTIILCGTKVRNHPDCARLVHALANLTILTGNAERDNGGLNILLPEVNSHGAADMGVLPDVLPGYAPVNDDVARQRIEGLWKEVLPAEPGMNTQAMLEAAARGQMQVLYIVGEDPAQKYHDAELAQRALENAGFVIVQDLFLTESAQYADVVLPAASVAEKEGTFTNTERRVQRFWKAFNSPSPDVKPDLDIFTELAVYLGKPIPFFSAEQVMEEIGQVFPAYAACRYDSMPAEGIRVQASAVPLPRLVPVPMEVPAG
- the nuoC gene encoding NADH-quinone oxidoreductase subunit C, translating into MSETTAQEMPERPEVARIRERFPDAVREVITFRGDTWVILNKQYLPDVCRFLRDEPELSYRFLSDIVGIDQLGRRQPRFEIVYNLYSFRTFTRLFLKVCVDEGETVPSLTGVYPGANFPEREVYDMFGIVFEGHPDLRRILMPDDWVGHPLRKDFPLGGEEVVFDQGTLGPSIAEVQTPHPGESFFGKTGLSSRE